The following coding sequences are from one uncultured Cohaesibacter sp. window:
- the hsdR gene encoding type I restriction-modification system endonuclease: MTSTNFDHLKSLSPQLHKLGVLAERFFSQDANTSLMKSRQFMELMVKEVAALSGQYDEQRQESTHDLIKRLSALQILPHEVASVFHAVRKLGNQAVHQFDGEARDALSALKFCRSLGVWYRWSFGKDPGFKPGPFVPPKEPEDASAALKADLERLRDEIRQKQAALVAAQVETEELKKAQAAFEEMAKQATEDLAIWEETAAEQEANALALAKELAALQEKAQAEPEQTHRERQHASRSAAAKLELDEQDTRILIDAQLMEMGWETDSTSLRYSHGARPETGKNRAIAEWPTASGPVDYALFVGLICVGVIEAKREALDVPGVLVQARRYAQDIKLDPENLHADAPWTHGLENPFRVPFVFATNSRPYVRQWKNKSGIWHCDMRQTSNKPDALSQWFSPQDLLQKLKTNVDATAKGLAEDSFGKGKLRPYQEEAVYSIEEAISKGQKDILISMATGTGKTRTAIALMYRLLKHSRFHRILFLVDRRALGKQTEDALETTELEGLLNFAQIYGVAGLGQKLPEAEQRVQVATVQSMIARIEGEEDVSARPTPGTYDCIIVDEAHRGYTLDADLKESEISFRSLEDYQSAYRQVLDYFDAVRIALTATPALHTREIFGHPVYHYGYRQAVIEGYLIDHLPPRRITTALAEAGIHFDGGEEVEILDRKTGQLDLFSLPDDVDLDYDLAQFNSKVYSENFNRVVCQALAREIPPSKPGKTLIFAARDDMADDIVRLLLEELQDEYGIDEVPAAMVQKITGKTDKPQDHILRFKNDAMPKYVVTVDLLTTGIDVPSICNLVFMRRVKSRILYDQMIGRATRLCPDIGKEHFKIYDAVDVYAELQEMSDMRPVVTKPDLSLGQLVTDLFNAPDDEDRDWVAGQVIVKMRNLAGHIDEQTQESFERTTGQTATAAVQDLSQKSSLELIDWLKANPLAVELLERRPVKTYKGGDGVTISHHDDELLRIEEIFGKNTKPEDYIEGFERYVRENMNSIPALIAVTQKPRELTRKELSELAGLLDEKHYSESMLRAAYGKARNADIAAHIIGFVRQAALGDPLVPYRDRVEAALEKLYNSRDWTKRQRQWLSRIGRALKDKPVADPTLLEHGSFADKGGFERISKEFDGALDEVLHEFNEAIWGSPAA; the protein is encoded by the coding sequence ATGACTTCAACGAACTTTGATCATTTAAAGAGCCTCAGCCCGCAGCTTCATAAGCTGGGCGTTCTGGCCGAGCGCTTTTTCAGTCAGGATGCCAACACATCACTCATGAAGAGCCGTCAGTTCATGGAGCTGATGGTTAAAGAGGTCGCGGCTCTTTCTGGGCAGTATGACGAGCAGCGGCAAGAAAGCACCCACGACCTTATAAAGCGCTTGTCGGCACTGCAGATCCTGCCGCACGAGGTTGCCAGCGTCTTCCACGCAGTCCGCAAGCTTGGGAATCAGGCGGTGCATCAGTTTGATGGTGAAGCGCGAGATGCTCTTTCGGCTCTAAAATTCTGTCGGTCCCTCGGTGTGTGGTATCGCTGGTCATTTGGCAAAGACCCTGGTTTCAAGCCGGGTCCCTTCGTCCCACCCAAAGAACCGGAAGACGCAAGCGCTGCCCTCAAGGCGGATCTTGAGCGACTACGCGATGAGATCAGGCAAAAGCAAGCAGCACTGGTGGCTGCACAGGTTGAGACGGAAGAGCTGAAGAAAGCCCAGGCAGCCTTTGAGGAGATGGCCAAGCAGGCCACCGAAGACCTCGCGATCTGGGAAGAGACTGCAGCCGAGCAGGAAGCCAATGCTTTGGCCCTTGCCAAGGAGCTGGCAGCGCTTCAGGAAAAGGCACAGGCCGAACCGGAGCAAACCCATCGAGAGCGGCAGCATGCATCCCGTAGCGCGGCTGCCAAGCTGGAGCTTGATGAACAGGACACGCGCATTCTCATTGATGCTCAGCTCATGGAAATGGGGTGGGAAACAGACTCGACATCACTTCGCTATAGCCATGGAGCACGTCCCGAAACCGGGAAAAATCGAGCAATTGCCGAATGGCCGACAGCGTCTGGTCCCGTCGATTATGCTCTATTTGTCGGCCTGATCTGTGTCGGTGTCATTGAAGCCAAGCGGGAAGCGCTGGATGTCCCTGGCGTACTGGTTCAGGCTCGCAGATATGCGCAGGATATAAAACTCGATCCCGAAAACCTTCACGCAGATGCACCCTGGACGCATGGTCTGGAAAATCCGTTCCGCGTTCCCTTCGTCTTTGCCACGAACAGTCGCCCCTATGTGCGCCAATGGAAGAACAAATCCGGGATATGGCACTGCGATATGCGCCAGACCAGCAACAAGCCGGATGCGCTTTCGCAATGGTTCTCGCCACAAGACCTTTTGCAAAAGCTCAAGACCAACGTGGACGCGACAGCCAAGGGACTGGCGGAAGACAGCTTTGGAAAGGGGAAATTACGCCCCTATCAGGAAGAAGCCGTCTATTCCATTGAAGAGGCCATCAGCAAGGGGCAGAAAGACATCCTCATTTCGATGGCAACGGGAACCGGCAAGACCCGAACCGCGATCGCACTGATGTATCGTCTGCTCAAGCATTCCCGTTTCCATCGGATTCTCTTTCTTGTCGACCGTCGCGCCTTGGGCAAACAAACCGAGGATGCTCTGGAAACTACCGAGCTTGAAGGACTGCTGAACTTTGCCCAAATCTATGGTGTCGCAGGACTTGGCCAAAAGCTGCCAGAGGCAGAGCAGCGCGTTCAGGTGGCGACCGTTCAGTCCATGATCGCACGGATCGAAGGCGAAGAAGATGTCAGCGCTCGCCCGACACCGGGGACGTATGATTGCATCATCGTGGATGAGGCTCATAGAGGTTACACTCTGGACGCCGACCTCAAAGAAAGCGAGATTTCGTTCCGCAGCCTTGAGGATTATCAGTCAGCCTATCGTCAGGTGCTGGATTATTTTGATGCTGTCAGGATTGCCCTGACGGCGACTCCAGCGCTGCATACGCGTGAGATCTTCGGCCACCCGGTCTATCATTATGGCTATCGTCAGGCCGTGATCGAAGGATACCTCATCGACCATCTGCCGCCCCGACGCATCACCACTGCCCTGGCAGAAGCGGGCATTCATTTTGATGGTGGGGAAGAGGTGGAGATACTGGATCGCAAGACCGGACAGCTCGATTTGTTCTCACTGCCTGATGATGTGGATCTTGACTATGATCTGGCCCAGTTCAACAGCAAGGTCTATTCGGAGAATTTCAACCGGGTGGTTTGTCAGGCCTTAGCGAGAGAGATCCCACCGAGCAAACCGGGCAAGACGCTGATCTTTGCTGCCCGTGATGACATGGCCGATGATATCGTCCGGCTTCTGCTTGAGGAATTGCAGGACGAGTATGGCATCGATGAAGTGCCTGCTGCCATGGTGCAGAAGATCACCGGCAAGACGGACAAGCCACAAGACCACATTCTGCGCTTTAAGAATGACGCAATGCCGAAATACGTGGTGACCGTCGATCTGCTGACAACCGGCATCGATGTGCCATCCATCTGCAACCTCGTCTTCATGCGCAGGGTTAAGAGCCGCATTCTCTATGATCAGATGATTGGTCGCGCTACGCGCCTTTGCCCTGACATCGGCAAGGAGCATTTCAAAATCTATGATGCCGTCGATGTCTATGCGGAATTGCAGGAGATGTCGGACATGCGCCCGGTTGTCACCAAGCCTGACCTTTCGCTGGGGCAGTTGGTAACCGATCTGTTCAATGCACCAGATGATGAAGACAGGGATTGGGTCGCCGGCCAGGTTATCGTCAAGATGCGCAATCTGGCAGGTCATATCGATGAGCAAACGCAGGAGAGCTTTGAGCGCACGACGGGCCAGACAGCCACTGCAGCCGTGCAGGATCTATCTCAGAAGTCATCGCTTGAGCTGATTGACTGGCTCAAGGCCAATCCCCTTGCGGTTGAGCTATTGGAGCGCAGGCCGGTTAAAACCTACAAGGGCGGCGATGGTGTGACGATCTCCCATCATGACGATGAGCTGCTGCGCATCGAGGAAATCTTCGGCAAGAACACCAAGCCGGAAGACTATATCGAAGGTTTCGAGCGGTATGTTCGTGAGAACATGAACAGCATCCCGGCGCTGATTGCCGTGACCCAGAAGCCGAGAGAGCTGACCCGCAAGGAGCTTTCAGAATTGGCCGGTCTGCTGGATGAGAAGCACTATTCTGAATCCATGCTTCGCGCAGCCTATGGCAAAGCGCGGAACGCAGATATTGCGGCCCACATTATCGGCTTTGTGCGTCAGGCAGCCCTCGGAGATCCGCTGGTGCCTTACCGGGATCGGGTGGAAGCCGCGCTTGAGAAGCTCTACAATTCCCGCGACTGGACAAAGCGCCAGCGCCAGTGGCTCAGCCGCATAGGGCGGGCACTCAAGGACAAGCCGGTTGCCGACCCGACCCTGTTGGAGCACGGCTCCTTTGCCGACAAGGGGGGCTTTGAACGCATCTCCAAGGAGTTTGACGGCGCTCTGGACGAAGTCCTGCACGAAT